One genomic region from Deinococcus roseus encodes:
- a CDS encoding MarR family winged helix-turn-helix transcriptional regulator, producing MEDLPNVTQCSTRIGRSLWKSLQVMKQNVAPMLQEQYGIEFKHFVLLGFVEEGKIYPTNLSGCMSVGPSQVSRMIEEVQKLGLLERQLDSEDSRRVKLHLTAKGEEVLQQARDLMHGIIAQALQGFPTQYLEMFTYGMEKLTDALEDIQTPGDKA from the coding sequence ATGGAAGATCTTCCCAACGTCACCCAGTGCAGCACCCGGATTGGCCGGTCGCTGTGGAAATCCCTGCAGGTGATGAAGCAGAACGTGGCCCCCATGCTGCAAGAGCAGTATGGGATCGAATTCAAGCATTTTGTGCTGCTGGGGTTTGTGGAGGAAGGCAAGATTTACCCCACCAACCTTTCTGGTTGCATGTCCGTGGGTCCCAGCCAGGTTTCCCGCATGATCGAGGAAGTGCAGAAACTGGGACTGCTGGAACGGCAACTGGACAGCGAAGATTCACGCAGGGTCAAACTCCACCTCACTGCAAAAGGAGAAGAAGTTTTGCAACAGGCCCGTGACCTGATGCACGGCATCATTGCGCAGGCTTTGCAAGGTTTTCCCACACAGTATCTGGAGATGTTCACTTACGGCATGGAAAAACTTACAGACGCCCTTGAAGACATTCAAACCCCAGGAGACAAGGCATGA